The following proteins come from a genomic window of Micromonospora zamorensis:
- a CDS encoding DUF4247 domain-containing protein, with the protein MTYRRWFVVGAAVAVVGVLVAAFALVNGTFSPRAYVQDRYSRAASRDIGRQATAYTSSKSPTTVAKELTDAWKPSDRYADSSGVYLRYDDDSVVILPIAAGSVILLEDMDTAHPRYHSTVGSYWGWGRGSSVRGGGPGTGK; encoded by the coding sequence ATGACGTACCGACGCTGGTTCGTGGTGGGCGCGGCGGTGGCCGTGGTCGGCGTGCTGGTCGCGGCCTTCGCGCTCGTCAACGGCACCTTCTCCCCGCGCGCCTACGTGCAGGACAGGTACTCGCGAGCGGCCAGCCGGGACATCGGCCGGCAAGCAACCGCGTACACCTCGTCCAAGTCACCGACCACTGTCGCCAAGGAACTGACCGACGCGTGGAAGCCGTCCGACCGGTACGCCGACAGCAGCGGCGTCTACCTGCGCTACGACGACGACTCGGTGGTGATCCTGCCGATCGCCGCCGGCTCGGTGATCCTGCTCGAGGACATGGACACCGCTCACCCCCGCTACCACTCGACCGTCGGGTCGTACTGGGGCTGGGGACGCGGCAGCAGCGTTCGGGGCGGCGGCCCCGGCACCGGCAAGTAG
- a CDS encoding DUF2617 family protein, with the protein MLVSLHTPYVDTCAADLSLALGGLERPALHVHDLTLPGEVRLRLRLLGASHQVVLAEPGGAAGLTETVACLPGRPPHLPGALHDEAAGYRFTASVLRPADGELHTRIAGLRADLADDPYALVGVFPGDPDAVTALAVRTDLPHGSVGWRTWHAYPQTNELVLTETVVALR; encoded by the coding sequence GTGTTGGTGAGCCTCCACACCCCGTACGTCGACACCTGCGCCGCCGACTTGAGCCTGGCACTCGGTGGGCTGGAGCGGCCCGCGTTGCACGTCCACGACCTCACGCTGCCCGGGGAGGTCCGGCTGCGGCTGCGCCTGCTCGGCGCGTCCCACCAGGTCGTACTGGCCGAACCCGGTGGTGCGGCCGGACTCACCGAGACGGTCGCCTGCCTGCCTGGTCGGCCGCCGCACCTGCCCGGCGCCCTGCATGACGAGGCGGCCGGCTACCGCTTCACCGCCAGCGTGCTGCGCCCCGCCGACGGCGAGTTGCACACCCGGATCGCCGGGCTCCGCGCCGACCTGGCCGACGACCCGTACGCCCTGGTCGGAGTCTTTCCCGGTGACCCGGACGCGGTCACCGCGCTGGCCGTACGCACCGACCTGCCGCACGGGTCGGTCGGCTGGCGTACCTGGCACGCGTACCCCCAGACCAATGAGCTGGTCCTGACCGAGACGGTGGTGGCACTGCGATGA
- a CDS encoding TetR/AcrR family transcriptional regulator: MPNPPGKTLAGRRAQAARNDEVILEAARAVFLDDPKAPIAAVAERAGVGISALYRRYAGKEDLLRQLCHDGLRRYVAAAEAALAEPDDWAAFSAFLTQVVDADVHSLTVHLAGMFTPTEEMGRDATRANELATALFERARASGRLRPDAVVQDLGLLLEACAAVRVPDSERTGQLRRRQLAVLLAGLSTGPATDPLPGPAPAAGEFDWRWRRRE; encoded by the coding sequence ATGCCGAATCCCCCCGGAAAGACGCTGGCCGGCCGCCGCGCCCAGGCCGCCCGCAACGACGAGGTCATCCTCGAAGCCGCCCGCGCGGTCTTCCTGGACGACCCGAAGGCGCCGATCGCCGCCGTCGCCGAACGCGCGGGTGTCGGCATCAGTGCCCTCTACCGGAGGTACGCGGGCAAGGAGGACCTGCTGCGCCAGCTCTGCCATGACGGGTTGCGCCGGTACGTCGCCGCAGCCGAGGCCGCCCTCGCCGAGCCGGACGACTGGGCCGCGTTCAGCGCCTTCCTGACCCAGGTGGTCGACGCCGACGTGCACTCGCTCACCGTCCACCTGGCCGGCATGTTCACTCCGACCGAGGAGATGGGTCGGGACGCGACGCGCGCCAACGAGTTGGCCACCGCCCTGTTCGAGCGGGCCCGCGCCAGCGGGCGGCTGCGGCCGGACGCGGTCGTGCAGGATCTGGGGTTGCTGCTGGAGGCGTGCGCCGCGGTGCGCGTACCCGATTCGGAGCGCACCGGGCAGTTGCGCCGACGCCAGCTCGCCGTGCTGCTGGCGGGTCTGTCCACCGGGCCGGCCACAGACCCGCTCCCCGGCCCGGCGCCCGCGGCAGGAGAGTTCGACTGGCGGTGGCGTCGCCGGGAGTGA
- a CDS encoding DUF4178 domain-containing protein: protein MNGPVAYLVTTLGCLIGVAGVVVAVVAVRKGRKAARPAAPADPFRDTDSDALRGDPRRLKPGDIVEIRRVSYAVRGSVHLNEGGWGWAEHLLDTVEGDKRWLSVEEDPDLELVLWTAEPAATITPGASTLDFAGRRYASEESGQARFTATGSTGLDPSGTLRYHDYRSQGGERLSFEAYGQAGWEVARGEQLHRADVMVYPQAGPEAS, encoded by the coding sequence ATGAATGGTCCTGTGGCGTACCTGGTAACGACGCTGGGGTGTCTGATCGGAGTCGCCGGGGTCGTGGTGGCGGTGGTGGCGGTACGCAAGGGCCGTAAGGCCGCCCGGCCGGCGGCACCCGCCGACCCGTTCCGGGACACCGACAGCGACGCGCTCCGCGGCGACCCGCGCAGGCTCAAGCCCGGCGACATCGTCGAGATCCGCCGGGTGTCGTACGCGGTCCGGGGCTCGGTGCATCTGAATGAGGGCGGCTGGGGCTGGGCCGAGCACCTGCTGGACACCGTCGAGGGCGACAAGCGCTGGCTCTCCGTGGAGGAGGACCCGGACCTGGAGCTGGTGCTCTGGACCGCCGAGCCGGCCGCCACGATCACCCCGGGTGCATCCACCCTCGACTTTGCCGGCCGCCGCTACGCCTCGGAGGAGTCCGGTCAGGCCCGCTTCACGGCCACCGGCAGCACCGGCCTCGACCCCAGTGGCACCCTTCGATACCACGACTACCGGTCCCAGGGCGGCGAACGGCTCTCCTTCGAGGCGTACGGCCAGGCCGGCTGGGAGGTCGCCCGGGGCGAGCAGTTGCACCGCGCCGACGTGATGGTTTACCCGCAGGCCGGACCGGAGGCCAGCTGA
- the clpB gene encoding ATP-dependent chaperone ClpB: MNTEKLTTKSRETITGAVALANQRGHATVEPWHLLLALLDTDGSTATGLLRAVGADPTELRRAAQRAVDGLPAARGSSLAEPTLAREFVNAIGAAEQIARPLGDEYTSTEHLLAGLARVGGAVSGALKTAGATEDALVAAFPTVRGGDRRVTTADPEQTYQALTKYGVDLTASARDGKIDPVIGRDSEIRRVIQVLSRRTKNNPVLIGEPGVGKTAIVEGLAQRIVTGDVPESLRDKKLISLDLGAMVAGAQYRGQFEERLKSVLEEIKNSNGQVITFLDELHTVVGAGKGEGSMDAGNMLKPMLARGELRMVGATTLDEYREHVEKDPALERRFQPVLVGEPTIEDTIGILRGLKERYEVHHGVRITDAALVAAATLSDRYITDRFLPDKAIDLVDESASRLRMEIDSRPVEVDEIERAVRRLEIEEMALAKEPDAASAERLERLRKELADKREQLTVLSERWQTEKSHITKLSTAKEELERLGGEAERAERDGELERAAELRYGRIPALKVELKQAAEELAQLQADGAMLKEEVGADDIAAVVASWTGIPAGRLLEGETAKLLRMEESLGGRVVGQAEAVGAVSDAVRRARAGIADPDRPTGSFLFLGPTGVGKTELAKALAEFLFDDERAMVRIDMSEYGEKHSVARLVGAPPGYVGYTEGGQLTEAVRRRPYSVILLDEVEKAHPDVFDVLLQVLDDGRLTDGQGRTVDFRNAILVLTSNLGSSMISDLTLAEEQRREGVLAVVRSHFKPEFLNRLDDIVVFASLLGDDLRSIVDIQLDRMRRRLADRRLGLEITDAARDWLAEHGYDPIYGARPLRRLIQTAIGDQLAKALLSGQIRDGETVKVDRATETNTLSVTAA; encoded by the coding sequence ATGAATACCGAAAAACTCACCACCAAGAGCCGCGAGACCATCACGGGCGCCGTCGCGCTGGCCAACCAGCGTGGCCACGCCACAGTGGAGCCCTGGCACCTGCTGCTGGCACTGCTGGACACCGACGGCTCGACCGCCACCGGTCTGCTGCGCGCCGTCGGGGCCGACCCGACCGAGCTGCGCCGGGCCGCCCAGCGCGCGGTCGACGGCCTTCCCGCCGCTCGCGGCTCCAGCCTCGCCGAGCCGACCCTGGCTCGGGAGTTCGTCAACGCCATCGGCGCCGCCGAGCAGATCGCCCGACCGTTGGGCGACGAGTACACCTCCACCGAGCACCTGCTCGCCGGCCTGGCCCGGGTGGGCGGCGCGGTGTCCGGTGCGCTGAAGACGGCCGGTGCCACCGAGGACGCCCTGGTCGCGGCCTTCCCGACCGTGCGGGGTGGCGACCGGCGGGTCACCACCGCCGACCCGGAGCAGACCTATCAGGCCCTGACCAAGTACGGCGTCGACCTCACCGCCAGCGCCCGGGACGGCAAGATCGACCCGGTCATCGGCCGTGACTCCGAGATCCGCCGGGTCATCCAGGTGCTCTCCCGGCGTACGAAGAACAACCCGGTGCTGATCGGTGAGCCCGGCGTCGGCAAGACCGCGATCGTCGAGGGGCTGGCCCAGCGGATCGTCACCGGTGACGTGCCCGAGTCGCTGCGCGACAAGAAGCTGATCTCGCTCGACCTTGGCGCGATGGTCGCCGGTGCGCAGTACCGGGGGCAGTTCGAGGAGCGGCTCAAGTCCGTCCTGGAGGAGATCAAGAACTCCAACGGGCAGGTGATCACCTTCCTCGACGAGCTGCACACCGTGGTCGGCGCCGGAAAGGGCGAGGGCTCGATGGACGCCGGCAACATGCTGAAGCCGATGCTGGCCCGTGGTGAGCTGCGGATGGTGGGCGCCACCACGCTGGACGAGTACCGCGAGCACGTCGAGAAGGACCCGGCTCTGGAGCGCCGTTTCCAGCCGGTGCTGGTCGGCGAGCCGACGATCGAGGACACCATCGGCATCCTGCGGGGGCTCAAGGAGCGCTACGAGGTGCACCACGGCGTACGGATCACCGACGCCGCGCTGGTCGCCGCCGCGACACTGTCGGACCGCTACATCACCGACCGGTTCCTGCCGGACAAGGCGATCGACCTGGTCGACGAGTCCGCGTCCCGGCTCCGGATGGAGATCGACTCCCGGCCGGTCGAGGTGGACGAGATCGAGCGGGCGGTCCGCCGGTTGGAGATCGAGGAAATGGCGCTGGCCAAGGAGCCGGACGCCGCCTCCGCCGAGCGGCTGGAGCGGTTGCGCAAGGAGCTGGCCGACAAGCGCGAGCAGCTCACTGTGCTCTCCGAGCGCTGGCAGACGGAGAAGAGCCACATCACCAAGCTCTCCACCGCGAAGGAGGAGCTGGAGCGCCTCGGCGGTGAGGCCGAGCGGGCCGAGCGCGACGGCGAGCTGGAGCGCGCCGCCGAGCTGCGCTACGGCCGCATCCCCGCCCTCAAGGTCGAGCTGAAGCAGGCCGCGGAGGAGCTGGCCCAGCTCCAGGCCGACGGCGCCATGCTCAAGGAGGAGGTCGGCGCGGACGACATCGCCGCGGTGGTCGCCTCCTGGACCGGCATCCCCGCCGGCCGCCTGCTCGAAGGCGAGACGGCCAAGCTGCTGCGGATGGAGGAGTCACTGGGCGGCCGGGTGGTCGGCCAGGCCGAGGCGGTCGGCGCGGTCTCCGACGCGGTACGCCGTGCACGGGCCGGAATCGCCGACCCGGATCGCCCGACCGGCAGCTTCCTCTTTCTCGGCCCCACGGGTGTCGGCAAGACGGAGCTGGCCAAGGCCCTCGCCGAGTTCCTCTTCGACGACGAGCGGGCGATGGTCCGCATCGACATGAGCGAGTACGGCGAGAAGCACTCGGTCGCCCGACTGGTGGGCGCCCCGCCCGGCTACGTCGGCTACACCGAGGGCGGCCAGCTCACCGAGGCGGTGCGCCGCAGGCCGTACTCGGTGATCCTGCTGGACGAGGTGGAGAAGGCCCACCCGGACGTCTTCGACGTGCTGCTCCAGGTGCTCGACGACGGTCGGCTCACCGACGGCCAGGGCCGCACTGTGGACTTCCGCAACGCCATCCTGGTCCTCACGTCCAACCTCGGGTCTTCGATGATCAGCGACCTGACCCTGGCCGAGGAGCAGCGCCGGGAGGGCGTCCTCGCCGTGGTGCGGTCGCACTTCAAGCCGGAGTTCCTCAACCGGCTGGACGACATCGTGGTCTTCGCCTCGCTGCTGGGCGACGATCTGCGTTCGATCGTCGACATCCAGTTGGACCGGATGCGGCGGCGGTTGGCCGACCGCAGGCTCGGCCTGGAGATCACCGATGCCGCTCGGGACTGGCTCGCCGAGCACGGCTACGACCCGATCTACGGCGCTCGCCCGCTGCGTCGCCTGATCCAGACGGCAATCGGCGACCAGCTTGCCAAGGCGCTCCTGTCCGGCCAGATCCGCGACGGCGAAACGGTGAAGGTGGACCGCGCCACCGAAACCAACACCCTCTCCGTAACCGCCGCCTGA
- a CDS encoding DUF350 domain-containing protein — protein sequence MQNLVTDLLATLAFGAVGVVLMGVGYALVDLTTPGKLHELIWTERNRNAALLLASNLLGVGTIVVAAIVASDDDFALGLVGAAAYGIVGLVIMAAAFLLLDAVTPGRLGELLVDPEPHPAVWVSAVVHLATGAIIAAAIL from the coding sequence GTGCAGAACCTCGTCACCGATCTGCTGGCCACCCTCGCCTTCGGCGCGGTCGGCGTCGTCCTCATGGGCGTCGGCTACGCGCTGGTCGACCTGACCACTCCTGGCAAGCTCCACGAACTGATCTGGACCGAGCGCAACCGCAACGCGGCGCTGCTGCTCGCGTCCAACCTGCTCGGCGTCGGCACCATCGTGGTCGCGGCGATCGTCGCCAGCGACGACGACTTCGCCCTGGGGCTGGTCGGCGCGGCGGCGTACGGGATCGTCGGCCTGGTCATCATGGCCGCCGCGTTCCTGCTGCTCGACGCGGTGACCCCCGGCCGGCTCGGCGAGCTGCTGGTCGACCCGGAGCCGCACCCCGCCGTGTGGGTGTCGGCCGTGGTGCACCTGGCCACCGGCGCGATCATCGCCGCCGCGATCCTCTGA